The genomic window TCTGGCCCGTGCGCTCCCGCATGGTCTCGACGTTGGCGCTCAGGCTCTTCATGGCCTGGGAGACCTGGTCCCCGGCGCCCTTGAGCTCCTCGCTGACCCGGGCGATGTCATGGACCGCCCGGGCCATTTCCTGGGAGGTGGCGGCCAGCTCCGCGCTGCCCGAGGCCACGCGCTCGGCGTAGCTGGCGATGTCCCGCACCGTCGTGCGCATCTTTCCGTTGTAGCCGTTGAAGGCGTCCGCGGCCTCGCCGATCTCGTCCTTGGTGGCCACGTCGATGCGCTTGGAGAGGTCGCTGTCGCGCAGGCCCTGGACCAGCTGGAGGAGGGGCCTGACCATGGCCCGGGAGCGGTTGCGGGAGATGTAGGCCGCCAGTGCGGCCACCACCAGGGCGCCGCCCAGGAGCGCGAAGGAGATGCGCCACATCTCGGCGTTGACGTCGTCCACGTAGATCCCGGCGCCCACCACCCAGTCCCAGTCCGGCACGCGCTTGGCGAAGGCCGATTTCGGGAAGAGGCCCTCCTTGCCGGGCTTGCCGTAGGGGTAGTCGTAGAAGCCCCCTTCGGGCACGCTGGAGGCCTCCCGCAGGGCCTTGACGATCCCCAGGGTGGCCGCGGGAAGCTCGTTCGAGGGCTTGTTCTCAAGCTGCTTGGCCAGGGGCAGGACCAGGATCGTGTGGTTGGGCCCATGAATGAATACGTAATTCTTGTCGGCGAACCGGATGGCGTTCACCAGTTCCTTGGCCCGCTTCTGGGCCTCCTCCTGGCTCATTCGCCCGGCCTTTGCCTCGGCCGCCAGGCCCGCCACCTGGGCCTGGGCGCTTTCGACCACGTTCCGGAGCCCCTCCTTCTTGGCGCCCAGCAGGAGGGAGTGGACCGTCGGCAGCATGTAGGCCGCGATGAGGACGAGGAAGCCGGCCACGGGGATCATGGCGGTGCCGAACACCTTGCCCGCCAAGGACTGGAAATAGGACCGCATCGACGTGCCTGCCATTGGGACCTCCCAGGTATGGACAATTTGAATGGCACAAAGCTAACACTCTTTTCCGGAGATGCCAGGGAAGGGATCGGCACCCCGCAAGAATCGGGTCGCCCTCCGGGCCCCCCCTGCCCCATGCTTGCCCTTCCCCCGGAGGTGCACCATGGAGAGCGCGAATCCCGACCAGCCCGCCCTGGAGGCCGCCCTGCGGCATTCGGTGGCCTACCTCCGGTCCCTGGCGACGGCCCCCGTGGGCGCAACCCGGACCCTCGAGGAACTGCGGGACCGCCTGGCGGGTCCCCTGCCTCCGTGCGCCACCGATCCCGAGCAGGTGATCGACGAGCTGGCGGCGGGCGTGGAGGGCGGCCTCCTGGGCAGCGCCGGCGGACGGTTCTTCGCCTGGGTCATCGGGGGCTCCGTGCCCTCGGCCCTGGCCGCGGACTGGCTCACGTCCGCCTGGGACCAGAACGCGGCCCTCTACGCCTGCTCCCCGGCGGAGGCGGTCATCGAGGAGGTGTGCGGCGCCTGGCTCAAGGAGCTCCTGGGGCTGCCTCCGGACGCCAGTTTCGCCCTGACCACCGGCTGCCAGATGGCGCATTTCACGTGCCTCGCCGCCGCCCGGAACGCGGTGCTTTCGGCCCGGGGCTGGGACGTCGAGCGGATGGGGCTCGCGGGCGCGCCCCCCATCCGCGTGCTCTGCAACAGCCACGCCCACGGCTCCGCCTTGCGCGTTCTCCGGTTCCTGGGCCTGGGCACCGACTGCGCCCGGAACCTGGAGGTGAACGACCGGGGCCAGGTCGAGCCCGCCGCCCTGGAGCGGGCCCTGGCGTCCTGCCCGGACCCGGCCATCGTCCTGCTCTGCGCGGGCGACATCAACATGGGCGCCTTCGACCGCTTCCGGGAGCTCATCGCCATCGCCCGCGCCTTTGGAGCCTGGGTCCACGTCGATGGCGCCTTCGGATTGTGGGCCAACGCCAGCCCGACCCACCGCCATCTCCTGGAGGGCGTGGAGGGCGCCGATTCCTGGGCCACCGACGGCCACAAGTGGCTGAACGTACCCTACGACTCGGGCTACGCCTTCGTGGCGGCCGGATCCGCCCACCGGGCTTCCATGTCCATGCGCGCAAGCTATCTCACCCATGCCGAAGAGGCCCGCGACCCCTTCGACTGGAACCCGGAATGGTCCCGGCGCGGACGGGGCGTGGCCACCTACGCGGCCATCCGCGAACTGGGGCGGCGCGGCGTGGCGGCCCTGGTGGACCGGTGCTGCCTCCACGCCCGGGCCCTGGTGGCCGGAATGGGGGCCCTCGAGGGGGCCGAGGTCATGTGGGAACCCGTGATCAACCAGGGACTCCTGCGCTTCCCGGATCCCCGTCCCGGCGCCAGCCAGGAGGACCACGACGCCCACACCGACCGGATCATCGCGGAGATCGTGGGCACCGGCAGGGTCTTTGTGGGCGGCACCACCTGGCGCGGCCGGCGGTGCATGCGCATCTCCGTTTGCAACTGGCGCACCACGGAGGCCGACGTTGCCGTGGCCGTGGCGGCCGTCAGGGACGTCCTTGCCGCGGAGAGAGGTTGACCCTCGAGCCGGAGACGCCCCGGAGCGCAGCCCGTGCCGAGGGACACCACGATGGCCGTGCGCGCCGCGACGAGGGCGGCGAGGGCCGGAGGAAGCACCTTGAGGCCGGAGCGGTGCGCCCCTTACGCCCAGAAGCCGGCGTAGCCGAGCCCTTCGGCGATCCCCGCCGGCGCTGCGAGGATCCCGGAATCCGTGAGCGGCCGAAGGAGGAAGCCCCCCGCCGAGGATGAGGCAGGCCCGCCCGGATTCCAGGGCCGCGACCCGCGCCTCCAGGGAGGCCAGCCGGGCAAGGAGTTCGCTGGAGGTGTCGATGGAACCGCCGACCAGGGTGGCCACCCCGGGGAACGATTGTTTATTTGAGATTGGAAACGCCTTTATTTCTGATCCCCCGGTTCCCTGCGTCAAGGGCCCATGTCGGGAAGGGTGCTTGGGCTCGGATCCGGGCCTTTCCCCATGAATCGGGGTCCCCGTCATCGGAACCTGCCCCGGGGTAATACAGCTCCTTGTGATGCACGGCACATATGAATGTTCAAACATCATCCTGGTCAAAAAAGATCCGATACTCCGCAATTGACAACCCCGGGACACATGGGATAGTTCACGCACTCATTCTCAATCCAGGCTTCCATCCAGGGGCCCCCGTTCCCGGAAACGTCCTTCTTCGCGGGCCCCCCACCGGGTCCGGCCCTGGCACGACATGGCCCCTGTCCGAGGAGACGAAATGCCCTCATCCGCCCCGCGCGCCCTGCGGCCGATCCTGTCCGGACTGCTGGCCATGGGCACCCTGCTCCGGGCCACGCCGCCGGCTTCGCCGGTGGTGGACCACCGTGACTTCCAGGCGCCGCCCCCGCCCTTCTCGGACGGCATCTTCCCCTGCTCCTCCTGCCACGATCCCAAGGCCATGGCGCCCAATCCCAAGCGCCGGCCCCTGGAGGGCATGCATGCCGACATCGAGCTCCGGCACGGGCCCGAAAGCCGCTGGTGCCTGGACTGCCACGACCTCAAGGACCGCGACCGGCTCCACCTGGTGAACGGCGAGAAGCTCGACTTCACGGCCTCCTACCTGCTCTGCGGCCAGTGCCACGGCGACAAGCTCCGGGACTGGCGCGTGGGCGTCCACGGCAAGCGCACCGGGAGCTGGAACGGCGCCAAGCAGTACCTCCTCTGCGTCCACTGCCACAACCCCCACTCGCCTCGCTTCAAGGCCCTCAGGCCCCTGCCGCCGCCGGTGCCGCCTGACCAGATCAGGGCCCGAAGATGATCCCCCCCGAACCGGAGAAGACGATGAGCGACGCTACCAGCCGGTCCCTGCGCATGACGAGACGCGGCCTCCGGCCCGCCGGTTCCCGGCGCGCCTTCCTTGGCGGCGCCCTGGCCGCGGTGGCGGGAGCCCTGGCCACGGGCTGCGGCAGGGAGGGCATGGAGGCCTTCCTCCAGCACAATTTCCGCGAGCTCTCCAGGGACGAGCTGGACAGGATCATCAAGCGCCTGGAAGGCGAGGCCAAGCGCAGGTACGGGAAGAAGATCCGCATCGGCAAGGAGCCCGCGATGCAGGGCGTGGTCTTCGGCTACGCCCTGGACCTCTCCCGGTGCATCGGCTGCCGCCGCTGCGTCCATGCCTGCGTCCAGGAGAACAACCCGTCCCGGAGCCCTGAGATCCAGTGGATCCGGGTCCTGCAGATGGAGAAGGAGAAGGGCGTCGACCTGGAGGCGGCGGACGCCTACTACAACCCGGAGGAGGTGCCCCAGGAAGGCCACTTCTACATGCCCGTCCAGTGCCAGCAGTGCAAGAACCCGCCCTGCGTGAAGGTCTGCCCCGTGGGCGCCACCTGGAAGGACCCGGACGGCATCGTCGTCATCGACTACAACTGGTGCATCGGGTGCCGCTACTGCATGGCGGCCTGCCCCTACGGAGCCCGCCACTTCAACTGGGGCGAGCCCACGGTGCAGCCGGCCGACCTCAACCCCGAGACGCACTACCTGGGCAACCGCCCGCGCCCCAAGGGCGTGGTGGAGAAGTGCACCTTCTGCATCCAGCGCACCCGCAAGGGCCTCTACCCGGCCTGCGTGGAGGTGTGCCCCACAGGCTCCCGGAAGTTCGGCAACCTGGCCGACCCGAAGAGCGAGATCCGCTACATCCTCGAGAACAAGCGGGTCTTCGTCTTCAAGGGGGAACTCAATACCCAACCGAAATTCTTCTACTTCTACGGGGTGTGAGGCCATGGAGACGCTGCGGACGTTCGGCCATTTCACCATCGACAGCCTCCCGCTCGTCCTCAAGGGGGACCGCTACTACTACGCCTGGGTCGCCTTCCTCCTGCTTCTCATGGCGCTGGGCGGCTTCGCCTACGCGGGCCAGGTGCGCGAGGGCCTCATCGTCACCAACATGCGCGACCAGGTGTCCTGGGGCTTCTACATCGGCAACTTCACCTTCCTGGTGGGCGTGGCCGCGGCGGCCATCATGCTGGTCATCCCCGCCTACGTCTACCACTGGGGCCCCATCAAGGAGATCACGCTCCTGGGCGAGCTCCTGGCCGTGAGCGCCCTGGTCATGTGCCTGGGCTTCGTCCTGGTGGACATCGGCAGGGTGGACCGGTTCTGGCACATCATCCCCTTCGTGGGCCGCCTCAACCTGCCCAGCTCCCTCCTGGCCTGGGACGTGCTCGCCCTCAACGGCTACCTCCTCCTCAACTGGACGGTGGTGACCTACCTCCTCTACTGCAGCTACACGGGCAAGGAATACAACAAGTCCGTCGTCATCCCCCTGGTCCTGAGCTCCATCCCCATGGCCGTGAGCATCCACACGGTCACCGCATTCCTCTACAACGGACTGGCGGCACGCCCTTTCTGGAACTCCGCCATCCTCGCGCCGCGCTTCCTGGCTTCGGCCTTCTGTTCGGGCCCCGCGATCCTGCTCATCCTCCTGCAGATCCTGCGAAGGACCACCCGGCTCAAGGTGCAGGACGAGGCCATCTTCAAGGTGGCCGAGCTCATGGCCTACACCATGGGTTTCAACCTCCTGCTCACCGTCGCGGAGGTCTTCAAGGAGTTCTACTCCAACACCGAGCACCTGGTGTTCATCAGGTACCTCTTCTTCGGCCTCAAGGGCCACAACGGCCTGGTGCCCTTCGCCTGGGCCTCCATCCTCACGGGCGTCGTCGCCTTCCTCCTCTTCCTCATACCGAAGACACGCACCAACTGGGTGACC from Geothrix sp. 21YS21S-2 includes these protein-coding regions:
- a CDS encoding methyl-accepting chemotaxis protein; protein product: MAGTSMRSYFQSLAGKVFGTAMIPVAGFLVLIAAYMLPTVHSLLLGAKKEGLRNVVESAQAQVAGLAAEAKAGRMSQEEAQKRAKELVNAIRFADKNYVFIHGPNHTILVLPLAKQLENKPSNELPAATLGIVKALREASSVPEGGFYDYPYGKPGKEGLFPKSAFAKRVPDWDWVVGAGIYVDDVNAEMWRISFALLGGALVVAALAAYISRNRSRAMVRPLLQLVQGLRDSDLSKRIDVATKDEIGEAADAFNGYNGKMRTTVRDIASYAERVASGSAELAATSQEMARAVHDIARVSEELKGAGDQVSQAMKSLSANVETMRERTGQTSAQSDRAVEDTARGAEAGQGAAHGMEEIREATSQVVKAVQVIQDIARQTNLLSLNAAIEAAKAGSAGKGFAVVAEEVRKLAERSRSAALEIAELNQRTQDAVAGGVEGVKVSVDNLRAIGERITGIAASIQEIGSLSRAQEETSRDVAQRMAHTAQGLAQNASATQELSATVSEITKTSDDLAGVAEGLRHVVDGFKV
- a CDS encoding pyridoxal-dependent decarboxylase; the protein is MESANPDQPALEAALRHSVAYLRSLATAPVGATRTLEELRDRLAGPLPPCATDPEQVIDELAAGVEGGLLGSAGGRFFAWVIGGSVPSALAADWLTSAWDQNAALYACSPAEAVIEEVCGAWLKELLGLPPDASFALTTGCQMAHFTCLAAARNAVLSARGWDVERMGLAGAPPIRVLCNSHAHGSALRVLRFLGLGTDCARNLEVNDRGQVEPAALERALASCPDPAIVLLCAGDINMGAFDRFRELIAIARAFGAWVHVDGAFGLWANASPTHRHLLEGVEGADSWATDGHKWLNVPYDSGYAFVAAGSAHRASMSMRASYLTHAEEARDPFDWNPEWSRRGRGVATYAAIRELGRRGVAALVDRCCLHARALVAGMGALEGAEVMWEPVINQGLLRFPDPRPGASQEDHDAHTDRIIAEIVGTGRVFVGGTTWRGRRCMRISVCNWRTTEADVAVAVAAVRDVLAAERG
- a CDS encoding 4Fe-4S dicluster domain-containing protein, with amino-acid sequence MSDATSRSLRMTRRGLRPAGSRRAFLGGALAAVAGALATGCGREGMEAFLQHNFRELSRDELDRIIKRLEGEAKRRYGKKIRIGKEPAMQGVVFGYALDLSRCIGCRRCVHACVQENNPSRSPEIQWIRVLQMEKEKGVDLEAADAYYNPEEVPQEGHFYMPVQCQQCKNPPCVKVCPVGATWKDPDGIVVIDYNWCIGCRYCMAACPYGARHFNWGEPTVQPADLNPETHYLGNRPRPKGVVEKCTFCIQRTRKGLYPACVEVCPTGSRKFGNLADPKSEIRYILENKRVFVFKGELNTQPKFFYFYGV
- the dsrP gene encoding sulfate reduction electron transfer complex DsrMKJOP subunit DsrP, which translates into the protein METLRTFGHFTIDSLPLVLKGDRYYYAWVAFLLLLMALGGFAYAGQVREGLIVTNMRDQVSWGFYIGNFTFLVGVAAAAIMLVIPAYVYHWGPIKEITLLGELLAVSALVMCLGFVLVDIGRVDRFWHIIPFVGRLNLPSSLLAWDVLALNGYLLLNWTVVTYLLYCSYTGKEYNKSVVIPLVLSSIPMAVSIHTVTAFLYNGLAARPFWNSAILAPRFLASAFCSGPAILLILLQILRRTTRLKVQDEAIFKVAELMAYTMGFNLLLTVAEVFKEFYSNTEHLVFIRYLFFGLKGHNGLVPFAWASILTGVVAFLLFLIPKTRTNWVTLNIGCVLIYASVYIEKGMALIIPGLTPDVLGDIYVYRPSLTELLVAAGIFAMGFLVFTLMLKIAVPIMLGEFTGRKAE